The following nucleotide sequence is from Hevea brasiliensis isolate MT/VB/25A 57/8 chromosome 7, ASM3005281v1, whole genome shotgun sequence.
atcatttaGTATAAATGTGATAACTTTGAAATCTTatgccaatatatatatatatatatattggatggGAGGGTATTGGTAGACTTTGATCGTGCCATACATTTATCCTAAGATTTTGTGACAAACACAATTTTGTTTTCTCAAACCAATATACATATAGTGGATTCCCACTAATTCAATGATCAAAATATAAAAACttaaccaattaaaaaaaaatatttttttaatgtaattCATTATATTTTACAATAGAATTCACTATTATTTTAATAATGTGTCAATTTTCCTTAATTAAATTGgtgtatataaatttttttaataaaattgaatttGATTAGAACTCAAACTCAAAACTTTATAATTGAGGAGAACATTTCATTCCTAGCCAATTAAATAAAGAGAAATTTAAAATTTGGTCTATGAGCtttgttttatattatattttagaccttgagttttgaaaaattaattatttagtttttagGTTTTGTGATATGTTACACTTTAATccataaattttgagaaataaattatttagtccccttaattttaatatatagaataatttagtttctataattttaatatttataataatttcatcTATTACAGAAAAACTAAAATAATTCTATAGATTAAAATTAAAGGAGTTAAAGTGTGATATAGtataaaatttatgaactaaataattaatttttaaaaattaaaaaataatataatacaaaattcaaaaattaaaatataatacagaGAAAAACTTAGAATTAAATTGTAAATTTCCTTAAATAAAAAAACCATCCAATTTCCCTCTTCCCCTCCACTAATATTGCGCTTCCCCTTCTCATCATCTTCTTGTGTAAACTTACAGCCTGTGACACCTGTTGCCATAATTACAAAACACCCTCAGGAATAAAAATATTACACCATATCTTATGCAATCAAATAATAAGAAGACCAgattttcaaagcttaaaaatATAGAAAGAAAAGCTATAAATATGAgtgatattaaaatattttaaaattcatatatatatatatatatatatatatatatatatatatatatatatatatatatatatatatatactctctCTCTCGTATATATATCTTTCTTTCCTCAACCACAGAACGAATGTCGGAACCAAGAaattaaacttctttttctttcctttaaaattttctttttctctctattCCTCCCTTttatcattctttttttttttttctttattttgcgtGAGCTAATAAAGATTCTAGGGAAAATTTCTGTGACAGGGAggggaagaaagaaagaaatagagagagaaagaaagaattTTTGGACGACATGGGAGCCTGCGCGACCAAGCCGAAGGTTTTAAAGGATGATGCACAAGCTCCGGTGCCGTCTCCTGAGACGGCGGCAGAGGAGGTGGTTCCCCAGGTCAATAAGAAGGAGAAACAATCGGTTCCTGTTATAGACGAGGTGAAAGATAAAAAGGTTGTTGAGAGTGAAGGTGATGATAGGATCAAGGAGATCGTTGATGATGACAAGGCTGAAGATCACAGTACCAAGCGACGATCTCTCAgtcacttcttcaaggaggtaaTTAATTAtttcgtttttttttttcttatcatcattatataattataattatgcaAATTAAAACacgatcaatttttttttaaggaaaagaaaaaaagaacacATAAGAGATTTCTTGCAcattaatcaaataataatcaGAATTTATTTGAAATGGGATCTGTTTTAAAAAAACTTAATTAAGTTGatgtcttatttatttatttatttttaatttgtatgTGATAATACATATTATAATTCTACGCCAAATTTGTAATTTTCAATATTCCTGTCATATTCTTTCTATatgctaaaaaaataaaaaattattgccGATAAGTGTTAATGCAGTGGTAAGCCTATTGTTCTTTCAATGGTAGAACTCATATTTGAAGGTATTATGAAAGGGACAGTcttaaatttcgaaaaaattaatttttttgtgaatCATAAAATAAAGGATtcctaatttaaaaaaatagtaaCGAGAAAAAATGAAGATGCATAAAATATGAGGAttgtattttttatattcaaTCCTATTAAACTCCAATGGAATATATTTCAATAATATATAATAAGtttgaaataattttaaatttaataatattgattTTTATGAATTGATTAatcttttatataaataattaattaaatataatatatatatttataataatattcataaattttaagatattatattttaaataaataggatttaaatattttgttaggattattaaaatgtcaaaatataatttattaataaaaatattttctatataaattattaattaaatatataaaattaaatgaatttatataGCAATGATAATATATTTgagattatttaaaattaaatttaaatttaaatattaaaatttttattaaatttagttTTTTATAAAGTAAATGTCATCCTAAAATTATCATATTAAATCTTATCTAACAGCTTTTAGTGGAATATATATTcccaattttaatattttaaaatgtaTACTTAAAGGAAAAATGAAATGCATAGATcggatataataataataatataattttataacagTGGCAGGCCCAGTTGCTTGTGCTTGTCTATTTTCATGTCGGTAACGCTAATTAGTAAATAAGAGACACTTTAACGCTTGCTATTCATTCATGTATTTACATTAGCTGATAAGGATTCTGTAATGGTCAATATCCCACTTGTTATCAGCTTCCTCTTTGTTTTTATTGATCTATTCTGTGCATGCCTTTCTCTGAGGCTAAACATTCAACCATTGCGTTATCAGATAGGACAGAGCACGTACTCCAATTTCTTTTCATGTATCATGAGCTCCGTAATATATGGATTTTACGTATTATGCTAAGGAactctttttatatatatatttttcttgtTTTCATTATATTATGAATCAATACTTATTCTTCAGTGCATGAAAGTACGAGTTTAAAGACTCCAGTGGGATCACGCGGACTTCAAACACACACgagaataaatttaattttttttattaaaatttttatttaaatttatatactttttaattaacatatattttaatataaatatctaatttaatagttattaaactcgttcttatatgaattttttaatatattctcATTCATTAGTGGCTAACTTATAATATTTTTATGGCATTCCATACTTTATATGGTGTAATCATTTTAAttgattctattttattttatcccCAAAAATCTTggatttacttaaaaaaaaaaaattacattgtgTAGATTTTGTTGGTAGGAGGGTTAAAAGTAgagtaaataatataaatacgAAGCAAGCATAAGTTGGATAGGTGGCCATGGTGGTGGGCGCCTTAGAAACTGCTTGTATTGACGTAGTAACCATCTATAAAGGACCCATCTGTACTGGTTGTTGGGGTCTTTGGATTATTTGATTATTTGATTGCAACCAACTGGATTAATGATGTCACATGCATGGTTGGTGATAACTGTTAATTTTTTGTAACATACCTCTCAACCTCTTTGCCCTGTTTTCTTCCACTAAATTAGTATAATTAGGTTATCGTTGACTGCACCTAGCTGCTGTGCCAACAAGGTCTTATGTATTGGTAAAAGACTTAAAGTTGCAGATGTTCATTCAAAAGTCCAAGAAAAGATAAATATTGTTTATCAGCTACATCTGCCAGATGATTTGATTAGTTAAGTAGTTGTTAACATATTAATCAACTGCATGTATTGCACTGCTCTTTGAGCCatctgggatttctttctcatggTTAAATTTGTACCCTTTTCAGAGTGAAGATGTGAAGGAGTCAGCTGAAAGTGTGAAAGCACCAGAAGAACCAGTGAAACCAGAATCATCAGTGACTGAAAAACCCAAGGGGCCAACGGTCCTAGAACGATCAGTGACTTTAATTAATCCTGCAGAGCCAGTAACAGTTGAAACACCACTTACCAAAGAATCTGTGGAGCCAGCGAAAGAAGAGCAATTAGGGAGTGAACCTGCAGTGTCACTGAAACAAGGACTCTCAACAGCTGAAAAAGCTAGGGAGCCAGAGAAAGGAGAGCAAAAAGTGACAGAAAAGCCAGTGGAGCCATTGAAACAAGAACCTTTAGCAACTGAAAAATCTGCGGAGGTTTCAGAAACCAAGTTACCAGAAGCTAAAAAATCTGAAATCCCAGTTGAACCAAACCCCCGTCTATCTGTTGCTGGTGGACCTGTAAAGGTGGTAGCAGAGAAAGTAATTGGAGCCACGTCTGCAGCAGTAGATCCCAAAACCAGCACTGGAACAACTGTGGAGAAAAAATCTGAAGAAATTAAGGACTTGACGCTTGACAATAAAGCCTaaaaatatgatttatgaatcTCCTCTCACATGGATACCGAAGGGTTTAGCTAAAGAGATGATTGCCAAAACCATGTACTTCGGCTGCTACTTTTTGGGAGTTTATTAATCGTttcatataaattatattttttttgattttcatgtaaatttaatttattttgtgtTTCCACGAGTATGAATGAATTATTTTGTGTTTCAATTGAATAAGtttaataaaaaaaggaaaaaagaaaaataaaaaaatcttggGCTActgtttaaaaataataataataataataataaatatcataattaaatagttaaaatatgttaaacaaacaattaaatgaatataaaaaataatttaaatggttatgtgaattatacttggttaaagatttaaaataaattagtcaTTTTGTCAATGCAGTGCACAGATTAtttactattttattttttaaattaatttataatgtattttttattatttttttatttttataatcatcttacaatattttattatgataaaatttttaattaattataattttatttaaagcgttgataaataaataatttattatgtttattattttttaatttaattagtcatataccaataaa
It contains:
- the LOC110636428 gene encoding uncharacterized protein LOC110636428; this translates as MGACATKPKVLKDDAQAPVPSPETAAEEVVPQVNKKEKQSVPVIDEVKDKKVVESEGDDRIKEIVDDDKAEDHSTKRRSLSHFFKESEDVKESAESVKAPEEPVKPESSVTEKPKGPTVLERSVTLINPAEPVTVETPLTKESVEPAKEEQLGSEPAVSLKQGLSTAEKAREPEKGEQKVTEKPVEPLKQEPLATEKSAEVSETKLPEAKKSEIPVEPNPRLSVAGGPVKVVAEKVIGATSAAVDPKTSTGTTVEKKSEEIKDLTLDNKA